One segment of Leguminivora glycinivorella isolate SPB_JAAS2020 chromosome 12, LegGlyc_1.1, whole genome shotgun sequence DNA contains the following:
- the LOC125232218 gene encoding uncharacterized protein LOC125232218, with product MYVKEETQQKRWICLFTCLVVRAIHLELVKDMTAEECLLAFRRFMATRGVPTLIVTDNALQFKLLSELMTTKSLTEENIQWKFIPQLAPWHGGVYERLVGVTKHCLKRTLQKHLLNDTQLLTVLKEVESVVNTRPLTYIGTGLEHVLKPADFLTPGKCLGLQMSMKETPVNATTTKQQLIEGWRRGETIMREYKDMFMNQYLLSLRERYKNSTKQPRVKTHNEPCVGDIVQMKGDTKNRENWKVGKIVELIKGADGLCRVARVKIDNGTFTRSLLHLYPLEVEDVPTPNNLSNHQLEEEPTTRIKEMKLEESTDSSVIQREFYPDVQLEMELDTVDSMDVDTAHSNEMTEENLNVPNTDKDMIESNIEHKCDNINLEADMADENYESEVNQSDNERQMRAAAVQAREKIREWTRHLMTTLTASL from the coding sequence ATGTATGTTAAAGAAGAAACTCAACAAAAACGATGGATTTGCTTATTCACTTGCTTAGTCGTTCGTGCTATACATTTGGAGCTAGTAAAAGACATGACAGCAGAAGAATGTTTACTAGCATTTAGAAGATTCATGGCTACCAGAGGTGTTCCTACTCTGATTGTAACAGACAACGCACTTCAATTCAAACTACTATCTGAACTAATGACAACTAAAAGTTTAACAGAGGAAAATATACAATGGAAATTCATCCCTCAGCTGGCCCCATGGCATGGGGGCGTATACGAAAGATTAGTGGGTGTTACCAAGCACTGTCTTAAACGAACACTACAGAAACATCTATTGAACGATACCCAACTACTAACCGTTCTTAAAGAAGTAGAAAGTGTCGTCAACACAAGACCATTAACCTACATAGGTACTGGTTTGGAACATGTATTGAAACCAGCAGACTTCTTGACACCGGGAAAATGTCTAGGACTACAGATGTCAATGAAGGAAACACCCGTTAACGCCACTACAACCAAACAACAACTCATAGAAGGTTGGAGACGTGGTGAGACTATCATGAGAGAATACAAGGACATGTTCATGAATCAGTATCTGCTTAGCTTAAGAGAACGTTACAAAAATTCAACCAAACAACCCAGAGTTAAAACTCACAATGAACCATGTGTTGGGGACATTGTACAAATGAAAGGTGATACTAAGAACAGAGAGAACTGGAAAGTAGGGAAGATCGTTGAATTAATTAAAGGAGCTGATGGATTATGTAGAGTCGCTCGAGTGAAGATCGACAATGGTACATTTACGAGATCCTTATTACACTTATACCCTTTGGAAGTAGAAGATGTTCCAACACCTAACAATTTGTCTAATCATCAATTAGAGGAAGAACCTACAACAAGgataaaagaaatgaaattagaAGAAAGTACAGATTCTTCAGTGATACAAAGAGAGTTTTATCCCGATGTACAACTAGAAATGGAGCTCGACACAGTTGACAGCATGGACGTGGACACGGCACATAGCAATGAGATGACAGAGGAGAACCTCAACGTTCCAAATACAGACAAAGATATGATAGAGTCAAACATAGAGCATAAATGTGATAATATAAACTTAGAAGCTGATATGGCTGATGAAAACTATGAGTCAGAAGTAAACCAGTCTGACAATGAAAGGCAAATGAGGGCTGCGGCGGTCCAAGCTAGGGAAAAAATCCGAGAGTGGACCCGCCATCTGATGACCACACTTACTGCATCGTTATAG